In one Hyphomicrobium sp. 99 genomic region, the following are encoded:
- a CDS encoding N-6 DNA methylase, which produces MACLISREARVPEQGVPISDRLEEEAQRNANAVTTSLKQTVRDAIEILGQEVLDVTGGKYPSTFPEPGRRGVWIDGPELSRECLRYMYRLLFLFYAEANPRLNILDLKNPIYATGYSLEALRELESVPLRTTADREGTFLWESLQRTFELLNTGLDLIDEEKGTGLRFPSVKVSLLDPQSTPLLNALRLRNEAVQKVIRLLSLRSTGKSTGRISYAKLGIGQLGAVYETLISFTGVVAKTDLIELKPRKSQSLERDADDETGEERESADEGDEVDKAGDEDQQDEAFRRDKVDLLAASWFVPRSRINDFVPDEIVFNGPEARIYPKGSFIYRLAGRDREKSASYYTPEPLARLLVKHALIERCKDLSAEELLDLKILEPAMGSAAFLVETTNQLADLYLERKQKETGRTIPQDQVVIEKQKVRAYIADRNCFGVDLNPIAVELGAISLWLNSLHASDFSPWFGDQFHAGNSLIGARRASYSPELLTAKKQEDLWFNAKPEEIGWRKRLIDGHVWQWLLPAKDMANFDKDKSIAPFAKSAQDHIKSWRKDGFLKKLEPHEIKLVQKLSRIAEALFDQVAEDLARSRSETNDEIKIWPDKVMTGNKRMDFREKALRNDRLTGADHATNTLPYKRLKTAMDAWCALWLWPLDKAELLPSRAEFLQGMAMILEGGFTADGALAAPSVAEFTEAAPDFFGQLEPDAPASDLFKASAKRQAKDHDSLFRETNVEALIETFDWLGVAIEVAERERFVHFDLIFADVMNVRGGFDIIVGNPPWAKPSWNEGLVLADIDPRYAGLSASDAKRILPEALPKATAIRREGKLVSAQEAFLQDFVSIRGAMEVTSSEVMNPFAGGGSNNLYRCFIDLSFRLVAPQGYAALIHQDGHLGDPKSVTLRRHWYARIVKHFGYINTIKLKNFADAAHYMRFSQNIYRGFDADASFEQFTTGFLAQQVEDSYSHDGAGPIPDIKGPDGKWDTRGHRDRVMRIDRAALAVIHALSESESVPVEESRFIQPYSVRTLDVFRQLARFSKLDASIPRIERTISTAAGARTVEIPLWQMSAHWHETGSQKDGTIRRETAFRDADQTILQGPMIHVGNPLYKTARSTHRTKADYDVIDLSMLPDVYLPRTNYCPALDMAEYLRRVTRCRWDSTKTHAEFFRVAFRRMINLNSERSLIPALIPRGVAHVDGIESVATERDHDLITLSAIACSVPYDFLVKASGTSDIRDSHMARLPWVDVGPTAHHRALRLACLTSAYSELWNRLAPTLHVLPWSSPDPRLRLEGPLAGPAKWNRTAALRSEFSRRLALVEIDVLVAQALGLTLDQLIEIYRIYFPVLQEYEAGTWYDQKGRIVWTCSKGLPGIGWLDERSKSPGRAAWEKILAESPSELTCSATDDTLPGGPRTVTRHFVGPFTRCDRIEDYKRAWAHFERLKSKEAA; this is translated from the coding sequence GTGGCCTGCCTGATCTCACGTGAAGCCCGCGTTCCTGAGCAAGGCGTGCCGATCTCGGACCGGCTCGAGGAAGAGGCGCAGCGGAACGCCAATGCAGTCACCACTTCTTTAAAGCAGACGGTGCGCGACGCGATCGAGATCCTGGGCCAGGAGGTACTCGACGTCACGGGCGGAAAATATCCATCGACTTTCCCGGAACCCGGGCGTCGTGGCGTCTGGATCGACGGGCCGGAGCTGTCGCGGGAATGCCTGCGCTACATGTACCGGCTCCTGTTTCTGTTCTACGCGGAGGCAAACCCGCGCCTAAATATTCTTGATCTCAAGAACCCTATTTACGCGACCGGATATTCGCTGGAGGCGCTGCGCGAACTCGAATCTGTTCCGCTGCGGACGACGGCGGATCGCGAGGGCACGTTCCTCTGGGAGAGCCTCCAACGGACTTTCGAACTCCTCAACACCGGACTGGACCTCATTGATGAGGAGAAGGGGACCGGTCTGCGCTTTCCATCAGTCAAGGTGTCCCTGCTTGACCCGCAGAGCACACCTCTCCTCAACGCGCTAAGACTTCGGAACGAGGCGGTCCAGAAGGTGATCCGCCTGCTGTCACTTCGCTCCACCGGCAAGAGCACCGGTCGCATCTCTTACGCCAAGCTCGGAATCGGCCAGTTGGGAGCGGTCTATGAAACCCTGATTTCCTTTACCGGTGTTGTCGCGAAGACGGATCTGATCGAGCTGAAGCCGCGTAAGAGCCAGTCCCTTGAGCGTGACGCCGATGACGAAACCGGCGAGGAGCGCGAGAGCGCCGACGAGGGGGACGAGGTCGATAAGGCGGGTGACGAAGATCAGCAGGACGAGGCGTTCCGCCGCGATAAGGTGGACTTACTTGCGGCAAGTTGGTTTGTCCCGCGTAGCCGGATCAATGATTTCGTCCCCGATGAGATCGTATTTAACGGCCCGGAGGCGCGGATTTATCCAAAAGGCAGTTTCATCTACCGGCTTGCCGGCCGAGATCGAGAAAAGTCCGCCTCCTACTACACCCCAGAACCACTCGCGCGTTTGCTCGTAAAGCACGCGCTGATCGAGCGTTGCAAAGATCTGTCGGCCGAAGAACTTCTCGATCTCAAGATCCTCGAGCCCGCCATGGGATCGGCGGCCTTTCTCGTTGAGACGACCAACCAACTTGCGGACCTCTATCTCGAGCGCAAGCAGAAGGAGACGGGACGCACTATCCCGCAAGATCAAGTCGTCATCGAGAAGCAGAAGGTCCGGGCCTACATCGCTGACCGCAATTGTTTCGGGGTGGATTTAAACCCGATCGCAGTAGAACTCGGCGCGATCTCTCTGTGGCTCAACAGTCTACATGCGAGCGACTTCTCGCCCTGGTTCGGCGACCAATTCCACGCCGGTAACTCGCTGATCGGCGCCCGGCGCGCCTCGTACTCGCCGGAGCTCCTAACAGCGAAGAAACAGGAGGATCTCTGGTTCAACGCCAAGCCCGAGGAGATCGGTTGGCGGAAGCGCCTTATCGATGGGCACGTCTGGCAGTGGCTTCTGCCCGCAAAGGATATGGCGAACTTCGACAAGGATAAGTCGATTGCGCCCTTCGCCAAGAGCGCGCAGGACCACATCAAGTCGTGGCGCAAGGATGGTTTCCTCAAAAAGTTGGAACCGCATGAGATCAAGCTGGTCCAGAAGCTGAGCCGAATTGCCGAGGCCTTGTTCGACCAAGTTGCCGAAGATCTCGCGCGCTCCCGTTCCGAAACCAACGACGAGATCAAAATCTGGCCCGACAAGGTTATGACGGGCAACAAACGAATGGATTTCCGCGAAAAGGCGCTACGGAATGACCGCCTCACCGGCGCAGACCACGCCACGAACACGCTGCCCTACAAGCGACTGAAGACGGCGATGGATGCATGGTGTGCGCTATGGCTCTGGCCGCTCGATAAGGCGGAGCTTCTGCCCAGCCGAGCGGAGTTTCTGCAGGGAATGGCGATGATCCTAGAAGGCGGGTTCACAGCCGACGGAGCCCTCGCAGCCCCGAGTGTAGCGGAGTTCACCGAAGCGGCCCCCGACTTCTTCGGCCAGCTCGAGCCTGACGCGCCGGCTAGCGACCTGTTCAAGGCTTCCGCCAAACGGCAGGCCAAGGACCATGACAGTCTCTTCCGCGAGACTAATGTCGAAGCGCTGATCGAGACCTTCGACTGGCTGGGGGTCGCCATCGAGGTGGCCGAGCGCGAGCGCTTCGTGCATTTCGACCTGATCTTTGCCGACGTGATGAATGTGCGCGGTGGATTTGACATAATCGTCGGGAATCCGCCTTGGGCGAAACCATCCTGGAACGAGGGATTGGTGTTGGCGGATATTGACCCGCGCTATGCGGGACTATCTGCTTCGGACGCGAAGAGGATCTTGCCCGAGGCTCTGCCGAAGGCGACCGCCATTAGGCGAGAGGGCAAGCTGGTTTCCGCGCAAGAGGCGTTCCTGCAGGATTTCGTCTCCATCCGTGGTGCGATGGAAGTCACCTCATCTGAGGTAATGAACCCCTTTGCCGGCGGTGGTTCGAACAACCTGTATCGTTGCTTCATAGATCTGTCTTTCCGGCTCGTTGCGCCGCAGGGCTATGCGGCGCTGATCCATCAGGACGGGCATCTCGGCGACCCGAAATCCGTGACGTTGCGGCGGCACTGGTACGCGCGGATCGTGAAGCATTTCGGCTACATCAACACGATCAAGTTGAAGAACTTTGCCGATGCTGCTCACTACATGCGGTTCAGCCAGAACATTTATCGCGGGTTCGATGCTGATGCTTCTTTCGAACAGTTTACGACAGGCTTCTTGGCACAGCAGGTTGAAGATTCCTATTCACATGACGGCGCAGGCCCGATCCCCGATATCAAAGGACCTGATGGGAAATGGGATACCCGCGGTCATCGTGACCGCGTGATGCGGATCGACCGCGCAGCGCTAGCCGTCATCCATGCGCTGTCAGAGAGCGAAAGCGTGCCGGTAGAGGAATCCCGCTTCATTCAGCCCTACTCGGTCCGGACGCTGGACGTGTTCCGCCAGCTGGCGCGGTTCTCGAAGTTAGACGCCTCAATCCCGCGGATCGAGCGAACGATCAGCACAGCGGCTGGAGCAAGGACGGTAGAGATTCCGCTCTGGCAGATGTCAGCGCACTGGCATGAGACAGGATCGCAAAAGGACGGCACGATCCGACGGGAAACTGCCTTTCGTGATGCCGACCAGACGATCTTACAAGGGCCGATGATCCATGTTGGCAATCCGCTGTACAAGACGGCGCGCTCAACGCACCGCACAAAAGCGGATTACGACGTTATTGATCTTAGTATGCTGCCCGATGTCTATCTACCCCGCACGAATTATTGTCCGGCGCTGGACATGGCCGAATACCTTCGCCGCGTGACCCGCTGCCGCTGGGATTCGACGAAGACTCATGCGGAGTTCTTCCGTGTGGCATTTCGAAGGATGATCAACCTAAACAGCGAGAGGAGTCTCATTCCCGCGTTGATCCCTCGGGGTGTGGCCCATGTCGATGGGATTGAGAGCGTCGCGACTGAGCGCGACCATGACCTTATTACGCTTTCTGCAATTGCCTGCTCTGTGCCCTATGACTTCTTGGTCAAGGCGTCGGGCACTTCGGACATTCGAGACTCGCACATGGCTCGATTGCCGTGGGTTGATGTTGGTCCAACTGCCCATCACCGTGCGTTGCGCCTCGCATGCCTTACGTCGGCCTATTCTGAACTTTGGAACCGTCTTGCGCCAACCCTCCATGTATTGCCATGGTCGTCGCCCGATCCTCGCCTCCGCCTCGAAGGCCCGCTCGCAGGCCCTGCAAAGTGGAACCGTACTGCCGCCTTACGCAGCGAGTTCTCTCGCCGCTTGGCACTCGTGGAGATCGATGTGCTGGTTGCGCAGGCACTCGGCCTGACCCTCGACCAATTGATCGAGATCTACCGCATCTATTTCCCTGTTCTTCAGGAATACGAGGCGGGCACCTGGTACGATCAGAAGGGCCGGATCGTCTGGACATGTTCCAAGGGCCTGCCCGGCATCGGCTGGCTGGACGAGCGCAGCAAAAGTCCCGGTCGCGCAGCGTGGGAGAAGATCCTCGCCGAGAGCCCCTCGGAGCTGACCTGTAGCGCCACAGACGACACGTTGCCCGGCGGACCGCGCACGGTGACCCGCCACTTTGTCGGACCCTTCACGCGCTGCGACCGGATCGAGGACTACAAGCGCGCCTGGGCGCATTTCGAGCGACTGAAGTCAAAAGAGGCCGCCTGA
- a CDS encoding DEAD/DEAH box helicase, producing the protein MDTKLHLEAAFRHTPTTSRRPLALGRAAIVDLAFQHLPVEKALAQDRVRLLIADDVGLGKTLEAGLITSELALRGRADRILVVTTRSMLTQFQKEFWTRFSIPLARLDSAAIRRMRNRIPAHYNVFDQFDRSIVSIDTLKRDAQVRDAIGNSYWDLIIIDEAHNAAIRKSTTGTNSQRANLARLLSRRTDSLLLLTATPHDGSQESFSSLIEMLDPTRVPDPSRLHRSDIEDLVVRRFRSSPEVVADLGQVVPERELFRRAFPLSREEEIAYQSVAALHLDLDAETPRGRAIDLFRTTLAKAIFSSPAACLETLERRIRDIENGTARGTPSDRDRLRALADEVAAIDTSSFNKYQDLLTLLRDLRWTGRDSRDRLVIFSERIATVAWLSQRLREDLGLTEDQVARVDGGSVEADVRTQQVIEAFGQERSPIRILIASDMASEGLNLHFQCHRLIHFDLPWSLLRFQQRNGRIDRYGQDRAPQITYFVAESSHPKIRQMWVLEKLVVKDIAAQKGVGDPAVFLGAGDADQEEVIVAEAVANGIGPEAFEAQMDARAAEATSRRSLDEEFAALFGDYAAPTTTVPADHGIEETAPPRLFPDTFSYATAMFARLSRPDERVFPIAPSVSPQERLIRITLPDDMRARDGFGYASEGAVDGRYMPEEAVGPGDRIELTDDAQLINRAIEAAKMQDRSWPTVQYFWDGHPILEWFADRASTFFPEHAAPVAPLSGHLAPGEIAVILHGAIPNANGAPVVDRWAVVVSAPDGALRIEEVRNFLSRTRLSEDTPSRALDDLEAIRAVVPQVVDRFQTHLVDLRRAREAEIERDLDAVLDRLTALETRFKAQLSLNLDAPPEEDGAISAAEKRRLAVRQAKEQQIERLFRDWTEWFERTRRMMADPNPHVDVKAVFVG; encoded by the coding sequence CACAGGACCGTGTCCGTCTTCTGATTGCGGACGATGTGGGACTGGGAAAGACGCTTGAAGCGGGCCTCATCACCTCGGAGCTCGCCCTGCGCGGCCGAGCTGACCGGATCCTTGTGGTCACCACCCGGTCCATGCTGACCCAGTTTCAAAAGGAGTTCTGGACTCGGTTCTCGATCCCACTAGCGCGGCTCGACAGCGCCGCGATCCGGCGCATGAGGAACCGGATCCCGGCCCACTATAACGTGTTCGACCAGTTTGACCGATCCATTGTCTCAATCGACACGCTGAAGCGGGACGCGCAGGTCCGTGACGCGATCGGGAACTCGTATTGGGATCTGATCATCATTGACGAGGCGCATAACGCCGCGATTCGAAAGAGCACGACCGGGACCAATTCCCAACGGGCCAATCTCGCCCGGCTCCTGTCCCGCCGAACCGACTCGCTCCTACTACTGACCGCCACCCCACATGACGGGTCACAGGAGAGCTTCTCGAGCCTGATCGAGATGCTCGACCCGACCCGCGTACCGGACCCGTCGCGCCTTCATCGGAGTGACATCGAGGACCTCGTGGTGCGCCGCTTCAGGTCCTCCCCCGAGGTGGTGGCCGATCTGGGCCAAGTCGTGCCGGAACGGGAGCTGTTCCGACGCGCCTTCCCGCTCAGCCGGGAGGAGGAGATTGCCTATCAGTCCGTCGCGGCCCTGCATCTGGACCTTGACGCAGAGACGCCGCGGGGCCGCGCGATCGACCTGTTCCGGACCACGCTCGCTAAGGCGATCTTCTCGAGCCCGGCCGCCTGTCTCGAAACCCTGGAGCGGAGGATCAGGGATATCGAGAACGGAACTGCTCGTGGCACCCCGTCGGATCGGGATCGGCTTCGGGCCCTAGCGGACGAAGTCGCTGCGATTGATACAAGCTCGTTCAACAAGTACCAGGACCTCCTCACGTTGCTTCGTGACCTGCGATGGACCGGCCGGGACTCTCGCGATCGGCTCGTGATCTTCTCCGAACGGATTGCCACCGTCGCTTGGCTCTCCCAACGGCTGAGGGAGGATCTAGGCCTGACTGAAGATCAGGTTGCGCGCGTCGACGGCGGCAGTGTCGAGGCGGACGTGCGCACGCAACAGGTGATCGAGGCGTTCGGTCAAGAGCGCTCGCCTATACGAATCCTCATTGCCTCCGATATGGCATCCGAGGGACTGAACCTGCACTTCCAGTGCCACAGGCTCATCCATTTCGACCTTCCCTGGTCGCTGCTCCGATTTCAGCAACGTAATGGTCGGATCGACCGGTATGGCCAGGACCGCGCCCCGCAGATCACCTATTTCGTCGCGGAGAGCTCTCACCCGAAGATTCGCCAGATGTGGGTTCTCGAGAAGCTGGTGGTCAAAGACATCGCCGCCCAAAAGGGGGTCGGTGACCCGGCGGTCTTTCTCGGCGCCGGCGATGCAGACCAGGAGGAGGTAATTGTCGCCGAGGCCGTTGCCAATGGGATTGGCCCTGAAGCGTTCGAGGCGCAGATGGATGCGCGTGCCGCCGAGGCAACCTCGCGCCGAAGCCTCGATGAAGAATTCGCCGCCCTGTTCGGGGACTATGCGGCCCCGACAACGACCGTCCCGGCGGATCACGGCATCGAAGAAACGGCGCCGCCTCGCCTCTTTCCTGACACGTTCAGCTATGCGACGGCCATGTTCGCGCGACTGTCCCGTCCGGATGAGCGTGTCTTCCCCATTGCGCCGTCCGTCTCGCCCCAGGAACGTCTGATTCGCATAACGCTACCGGACGATATGAGGGCACGGGACGGTTTCGGGTACGCGAGCGAGGGCGCGGTCGACGGCCGATATATGCCTGAGGAGGCTGTCGGTCCGGGCGATCGGATCGAACTCACTGATGACGCACAGCTGATCAATCGGGCGATAGAAGCGGCGAAGATGCAGGACCGATCCTGGCCGACGGTCCAGTACTTCTGGGATGGTCACCCGATCTTGGAGTGGTTCGCGGACCGCGCCAGCACGTTCTTCCCGGAGCATGCGGCTCCGGTAGCACCGCTTAGCGGGCACCTCGCCCCAGGCGAGATCGCCGTGATCCTCCACGGGGCAATCCCAAACGCGAATGGAGCACCAGTCGTTGATCGGTGGGCCGTGGTGGTCAGCGCGCCGGATGGAGCACTCCGGATCGAGGAGGTCCGGAACTTCCTGAGTCGGACACGCCTCTCCGAGGATACCCCCAGTCGCGCGCTGGACGATCTTGAGGCGATACGCGCAGTGGTGCCGCAGGTGGTCGACAGGTTCCAGACGCATCTCGTCGATCTTAGACGCGCACGTGAGGCAGAGATCGAACGTGATCTGGATGCGGTTCTGGACCGGCTGACAGCTCTTGAAACTCGGTTCAAGGCTCAGCTTTCCCTGAATCTTGACGCGCCACCGGAGGAGGATGGGGCAATCAGCGCGGCCGAGAAGAGACGCCTAGCCGTAAGGCAGGCGAAGGAGCAACAAATCGAGCGCCTCTTCAGGGACTGGACAGAATGGTTCGAGCGGACCCGCCGCATGATGGCGGACCCGAACCCGCATGTCGACGTCAAGGCAGTGTTTGTGGGTTGA